A single window of Cellulomonas sp. NTE-D12 DNA harbors:
- a CDS encoding ABC transporter permease produces MRRIAWRAVRAHLGQFAMSIVAVALGVAFVTGTFSLREMLSSTFDEIVGASTTADAYVRVPDDGSNVVSGERSAAPGLPLSLAGALERVPGVQAVIPSLSGPITLVGASGTAVRSTQAPSFALAYDRRDPSVAGLTGRGPVGRDEIAVERHTLDSSGLHVGDRTKVVLLGDVHDVTVVGAVDFGAPMAGATIVLLDPSVEQAAFAPAGTTSSFQVYADRSAGLTEQQLVDRLAPVASDAHAQALTGAAMRTETSSQISKQLGFVSTFLLVFALLALFVGAFIIANTFTMSVRQRMREFALLRAVGASPRQVFGSILTQSALVGVVGSAIGVLGGLGLVELIGVVLQRMDMTLSTRVPLSTSTVLIGLAVGTGVSVAAASLPARRAAVVPPVEAMRDEVTVNERSLRLRAWAGLVLVVAGAAAVVVAAVRPHLGSAGTLLGVGAGFVLIGTLVVGPVVVPAVVRLLAAPAVAWLRPVGRLARGNVVRNPRRAANTAGALTIGMALVGAAAVIAASTQASVGSLVSSEVSADYVLRTGMSDTVAPALLQKVRALPSVQQAEGFPWTHVLAAVGRAPTGADGQALVAVEPTMVGSLLRPSSTEGSVTQALTGGELVADKLLAKDKGWKIGDTVSVTGPLGEKSLRIGAIARSGAVGQALWASPSVVDTLVPAAQQPDTTVLVKAAAGTDLNALRTQLTDLSRPYYVVSVMDSKQFVDGLAAQVNQMLAILYALLGLSVAIAVLGIVNTLALSVIERTREIGLLRAVGLGRLQLSGVITVESVLTAVCGTVIGLTVGIGLAASLPRLYADQGLSQLSVPGSSLAGMLVLAVLVGVVAAVWPAVRAARLPVLDAVAQE; encoded by the coding sequence CCCCGGCCTCCCGCTCTCCCTGGCCGGCGCGCTGGAGCGGGTCCCCGGTGTGCAGGCTGTGATCCCGTCCCTGTCCGGGCCGATCACGTTGGTCGGCGCGAGCGGCACCGCCGTCCGGAGCACGCAGGCGCCCAGCTTCGCGCTGGCCTACGACCGCCGGGACCCCTCGGTCGCCGGGCTGACCGGCCGGGGGCCCGTCGGACGCGACGAGATCGCCGTCGAGCGGCACACGCTGGACTCCTCCGGCCTGCACGTCGGCGACCGCACCAAGGTCGTGCTCCTCGGGGACGTCCACGACGTCACGGTGGTCGGAGCCGTCGACTTCGGTGCGCCGATGGCCGGGGCGACGATCGTGCTGCTCGACCCCAGCGTGGAGCAGGCTGCGTTCGCGCCCGCGGGGACGACGTCGTCGTTCCAGGTGTACGCCGACAGGTCGGCCGGGCTGACCGAGCAGCAGCTGGTGGACCGCCTGGCGCCCGTCGCGAGCGACGCCCACGCCCAGGCGCTGACCGGTGCGGCGATGCGCACGGAGACCAGCTCGCAGATCTCCAAGCAGCTCGGCTTCGTGTCGACGTTCCTGCTCGTCTTCGCGCTCCTCGCGCTGTTCGTCGGGGCCTTCATCATCGCGAACACCTTCACCATGTCCGTGCGGCAGCGGATGCGGGAGTTCGCCCTGCTCCGGGCCGTCGGCGCGTCGCCGCGGCAGGTGTTCGGGTCGATCCTCACGCAGTCGGCCCTCGTCGGGGTGGTCGGCTCGGCCATCGGCGTCCTCGGCGGCCTCGGGCTGGTCGAGCTGATCGGCGTGGTGCTGCAGCGGATGGACATGACGCTGTCCACCCGCGTGCCGCTGTCCACGTCGACCGTGCTGATCGGTCTGGCAGTCGGCACGGGCGTCTCCGTCGCCGCGGCCTCGCTGCCCGCCCGGCGCGCCGCCGTCGTCCCGCCCGTCGAGGCGATGCGGGACGAGGTGACCGTGAACGAGCGGTCCTTGCGGCTGCGCGCCTGGGCCGGCCTGGTTCTCGTCGTCGCCGGTGCGGCCGCCGTGGTGGTGGCGGCCGTCCGCCCGCACCTCGGTTCCGCCGGCACCCTGCTGGGCGTCGGGGCGGGGTTCGTCCTGATCGGGACGCTCGTGGTCGGACCGGTCGTCGTGCCGGCCGTGGTGCGGCTGCTCGCCGCGCCCGCGGTGGCGTGGCTGCGTCCCGTCGGCCGGCTCGCCCGCGGGAACGTGGTGCGGAACCCGCGCCGTGCCGCCAACACCGCGGGAGCGCTGACGATCGGCATGGCGCTGGTCGGTGCGGCCGCCGTCATCGCGGCGAGCACGCAGGCGTCGGTCGGATCGCTGGTCAGCTCGGAGGTCAGCGCGGACTACGTGCTGCGGACCGGCATGAGCGACACGGTCGCACCCGCGCTCCTGCAGAAGGTGCGGGCGCTGCCGTCCGTGCAGCAGGCGGAGGGCTTCCCCTGGACGCACGTGCTGGCCGCCGTGGGTCGCGCGCCGACGGGCGCGGACGGGCAGGCGCTCGTCGCCGTCGAGCCGACGATGGTCGGGTCGCTGCTGCGGCCGTCGTCGACCGAGGGTTCGGTGACGCAGGCCCTCACCGGCGGCGAGCTGGTCGCGGACAAGCTCCTCGCCAAGGACAAGGGCTGGAAGATCGGCGACACGGTGTCCGTCACCGGCCCGCTGGGCGAGAAGTCGCTGCGGATCGGAGCGATAGCACGGTCGGGCGCCGTCGGGCAGGCGCTCTGGGCCTCCCCCTCGGTGGTCGACACGCTGGTGCCTGCCGCGCAGCAGCCGGACACGACCGTGCTGGTCAAGGCGGCCGCGGGCACCGACCTCAACGCCTTGCGGACGCAGCTGACCGACCTCTCGCGCCCCTACTACGTGGTCTCCGTCATGGACTCGAAGCAGTTCGTCGACGGCCTCGCGGCGCAGGTCAACCAGATGCTGGCCATCCTGTACGCGCTGCTCGGCCTGTCGGTGGCGATCGCCGTGCTCGGGATCGTCAACACCCTGGCGCTGTCGGTGATCGAGCGGACGCGTGAGATCGGCCTGCTGCGAGCGGTGGGTCTGGGACGGCTGCAGCTGTCGGGGGTGATCACCGTGGAGTCGGTCCTGACGGCCGTGTGCGGCACGGTGATCGGCCTCACGGTCGGCATCGGCCTGGCCGCCTCGCTGCCGCGGCTCTACGCCGACCAGGGGCTGTCGCAGCTCTCGGTACCGGGGTCGAGCCTGGCCGGGATGCTGGTGCTGGCCGTGCTCGTCGGCGTGGTCGCCGCGGTCTGGCCCGCGGTGCGCGCGGCACGGCTGCCCGTGCTGGACGCCGTCGCGCAGGAGTAG